A genomic segment from Alteribacillus bidgolensis encodes:
- the panC gene encoding pantoate--beta-alanine ligase, with protein sequence MKVVTTINELRDHIKSIKSNHKSIGFVATMGALHKGHLSLMERAKKENDVLVTSIFVNPLQFGPEEDYEVYPRSIEKDRELAESQKTDILFAPSVDEMYPRSMVNEVNITSGTDVLCGKSRPGHFNGVATVVLKLFQLVQPDYAYFGQKDAQQAAIIKNMVNDFNIPVHVVACETMREEDGLAISSRNIYLTDKERRQSAFLYESLQRAMHQVKEGIIDPLVLQEEIHSYLKKHTDAEIDYVQILSFPELKEINTIAGQIIIAGALQFTKARLIDNILLHVNEMEGGNKYVSHHDEI encoded by the coding sequence ATGAAAGTAGTTACCACTATTAATGAATTGCGTGACCATATTAAAAGCATAAAATCAAATCATAAATCAATAGGGTTTGTGGCTACGATGGGGGCCCTTCATAAAGGTCATTTATCACTTATGGAACGGGCAAAAAAAGAGAATGATGTGCTCGTTACCAGCATTTTTGTAAACCCTTTGCAGTTTGGTCCAGAGGAAGACTACGAAGTATATCCTCGTTCTATAGAAAAGGACCGGGAGCTGGCAGAATCCCAAAAAACAGATATTTTATTTGCTCCTTCCGTGGATGAAATGTATCCACGCTCCATGGTTAATGAAGTGAATATCACTTCTGGTACAGATGTACTTTGCGGCAAAAGCCGTCCTGGTCACTTTAATGGAGTAGCAACAGTGGTGTTAAAGTTATTTCAACTTGTTCAGCCAGATTATGCTTATTTTGGACAAAAGGATGCACAACAAGCAGCCATTATTAAAAACATGGTAAATGATTTTAATATTCCTGTCCACGTTGTGGCTTGTGAAACAATGAGAGAAGAAGATGGTTTGGCTATAAGTTCTCGCAATATTTATTTGACGGATAAAGAACGAAGGCAGTCTGCTTTTCTCTATGAAAGTTTGCAAAGAGCTATGCATCAAGTAAAAGAAGGAATAATAGATCCACTGGTTCTGCAAGAAGAAATACATTCGTATTTAAAAAAACATACAGATGCTGAGATTGATTATGTACAAATCCTATCGTTTCCTGAATTAAAAGAAATCAATACAATTGCCGGACAAATTATTATCGCTGGAGCGCTTCAATTTACTAAAGCACGTCTAATTGATAATATTTTGTTACATGTGAATGAAATGGAAGGGGGCAATAAATATGTTTCGCACCATGATGAAATCTAA
- a CDS encoding biotin--[acetyl-CoA-carboxylase] ligase: MRGKLLQLLMRTSNTFVSGQEISENLGISRTAVWKHIEELRKNGYELEAVPRKGYRLTHTPNHATADEIEAILSTENIGKNIIYKKEVTSTQALAHDMARNDASEGTLVVADYQQKGKGRLGREWHSPPGTGLWFSLILRPDIPPQKAPQLTLLTAVAVTEGINKAAGIEAQIKWPNDILIDGKKTAGILTEMQSEPDRVQAVIVGIGININQQPEHFPELLLSKATSLSIAKENKIFSRAKVIAAILERYEDWYYQYLIDGFEQVRKRWEELAVTIGKEITATTVTKTVEGLAQGITEDGVLLLKKKDGQIEHIYSADIH; encoded by the coding sequence ATGAGAGGTAAATTATTACAATTATTAATGCGAACATCCAACACATTTGTTTCTGGACAGGAGATAAGTGAAAATTTAGGAATATCCCGGACGGCAGTTTGGAAGCATATTGAGGAATTACGTAAAAACGGTTACGAACTTGAAGCAGTGCCAAGAAAAGGCTACCGTCTCACACATACTCCAAACCATGCCACTGCAGATGAAATTGAAGCAATACTTTCCACTGAAAATATAGGCAAAAACATTATTTACAAAAAAGAAGTGACTTCGACCCAAGCATTAGCACATGACATGGCAAGAAATGATGCTTCGGAGGGTACTCTTGTCGTGGCGGACTACCAGCAGAAAGGTAAAGGAAGACTGGGAAGAGAATGGCATTCTCCTCCAGGAACTGGCTTATGGTTCAGTTTAATTTTAAGACCAGACATTCCACCGCAAAAAGCCCCGCAGCTCACATTATTAACAGCAGTAGCAGTAACCGAAGGAATTAATAAGGCTGCGGGTATTGAAGCACAAATAAAATGGCCTAACGATATTCTCATCGACGGAAAAAAAACAGCCGGAATATTAACGGAAATGCAGTCAGAGCCTGATCGAGTACAAGCAGTGATCGTTGGTATTGGAATAAATATTAATCAACAACCTGAACATTTCCCTGAGTTGCTCCTGTCAAAAGCTACGTCTCTTTCCATTGCTAAAGAAAATAAAATATTTTCACGTGCTAAAGTTATAGCAGCCATTCTTGAGCGGTATGAAGATTGGTATTATCAGTATTTAATCGATGGTTTTGAGCAAGTAAGAAAACGTTGGGAGGAATTAGCGGTTACAATTGGTAAAGAGATCACTGCCACTACTGTAACAAAAACGGTAGAAGGATTAGCTCAAGGAATAACAGAAGACGGGGTATTGCTTTTGAAAAAAAAGGATGGACAAATAGAACATATTTATAGTGCGGATATTCACTAA
- a CDS encoding CCA tRNA nucleotidyltransferase, with protein MDSYWEKAFYLLNKFESQGYSAYIVGGAVRDYHLKRTVHDFDIVTNASPNEIKTLFPKAVQPSKRFPTHIIRWQSIYFEVSPFRLGAKTLQDDLFHRDFTINAIAMDKNQNIIDPLNGISDIDMKIIQASDPIARFKEDPLRMLRGFRFVSELNFTMEEHTLKHVLEQLPALNALPVERIQLEIEKLLKGHWHAAALSCLFFYTIPQFFPQTLQTEVFFLSRSLNMHSLKTTNEKWAAFLWLLYGRKAREKAASWKFSKKDKKNIITMLWFSENYLSRIPWRKHLVYQTGKKLALQIERVHQWIYCYENEDNFILICQLYGSLPITNRKELKLTGKDIIKAFPHIEKEKIGVILGCLEKEVVIGNLNNQFTELVTFVKEKLTNER; from the coding sequence ATGGACAGCTATTGGGAAAAAGCATTTTATTTATTAAATAAGTTTGAATCGCAAGGGTATTCTGCTTATATTGTAGGAGGCGCAGTACGCGATTATCATCTAAAAAGAACGGTACATGATTTTGATATTGTAACCAATGCTTCTCCTAATGAAATAAAAACACTATTCCCTAAAGCTGTTCAGCCGTCCAAACGATTCCCGACACATATCATTCGCTGGCAAAGCATTTATTTTGAAGTCAGTCCGTTCCGATTGGGAGCTAAAACGTTACAAGATGACTTGTTCCATCGAGATTTTACTATCAACGCTATCGCTATGGATAAAAATCAAAATATTATTGACCCTTTAAATGGTATTTCTGATATAGACATGAAAATTATTCAGGCAAGTGACCCCATTGCTCGGTTTAAAGAAGACCCTTTACGAATGCTTAGAGGGTTTCGTTTTGTATCCGAGCTAAACTTTACAATGGAAGAGCATACACTCAAACATGTTTTAGAACAACTTCCTGCTTTAAATGCTCTCCCCGTGGAAAGAATTCAATTAGAAATAGAAAAACTTTTAAAAGGGCACTGGCATGCTGCTGCACTTTCATGTTTATTTTTTTACACCATTCCTCAGTTTTTTCCACAGACACTTCAAACGGAAGTCTTTTTCCTATCAAGAAGTTTAAATATGCACAGTTTAAAAACAACAAATGAAAAGTGGGCAGCTTTTTTATGGCTGTTATATGGTAGAAAAGCGAGAGAAAAAGCAGCTTCTTGGAAGTTTTCAAAAAAAGATAAAAAAAATATTATAACGATGCTTTGGTTTTCCGAAAATTATTTATCACGTATTCCTTGGAGGAAGCATTTAGTTTATCAAACCGGAAAAAAGCTTGCACTCCAAATAGAGCGTGTCCATCAATGGATATATTGTTATGAAAATGAAGATAATTTCATTTTAATATGTCAATTGTATGGTTCGCTGCCTATTACAAACAGAAAAGAATTAAAGTTAACTGGAAAAGATATTATTAAAGCTTTTCCTCATATAGAAAAAGAAAAGATTGGTGTTATATTAGGCTGCCTTGAAAAAGAAGTAGTAATAGGGAATTTAAACAATCAATTTACAGAACTAGTAACTTTTGTAAAGGAGAAACTTACTAATGAGAGGTAA
- the dapB gene encoding 4-hydroxy-tetrahydrodipicolinate reductase, with amino-acid sequence MAANTKIIIAGPRGKMGKEAVHLVHETEEFQLVAAVDSKNNGLTIKELPGMPDENAFIYDDMQTCLEEMEADVLIDLTTPTAGKHHLELALDHHVRPVVGTTGFTPEDITRLRKKAEEKEIGAIIAPNFAVGAVLMMKFSQMAAKYFSDVEIIEMHHDNKLDAPSGTAAKTAALINEVRPHKEQGHPEEQEELEGARGAQVDGLRVHSVRLPGLVAHQEVMFGGSGQTLTIRHDSINRQSFMPGVKLAVENVLRVNTLVYGLENIME; translated from the coding sequence ATGGCAGCCAATACAAAAATTATTATTGCTGGTCCAAGAGGAAAGATGGGTAAAGAAGCTGTCCATCTTGTACATGAAACTGAAGAATTTCAATTAGTTGCAGCTGTTGATTCAAAAAATAATGGACTAACAATAAAAGAGTTACCAGGGATGCCGGACGAAAACGCTTTCATTTATGATGACATGCAAACCTGCTTAGAAGAAATGGAGGCAGACGTACTCATTGATCTTACCACCCCTACAGCAGGGAAACATCACCTTGAATTAGCGCTTGATCACCATGTGAGACCGGTAGTTGGTACAACTGGCTTTACACCAGAAGATATAACAAGACTTAGAAAAAAAGCAGAAGAAAAGGAAATAGGGGCAATTATTGCACCTAACTTTGCAGTAGGTGCGGTTTTAATGATGAAATTCTCGCAAATGGCTGCAAAATATTTTTCTGATGTGGAAATTATTGAAATGCACCATGATAATAAATTAGATGCTCCGTCTGGTACAGCAGCTAAAACGGCTGCTCTCATCAATGAAGTAAGACCGCATAAAGAGCAGGGACATCCGGAGGAACAAGAAGAGTTAGAAGGAGCAAGAGGAGCACAGGTAGACGGATTGCGAGTACATAGTGTTCGTTTACCGGGATTAGTTGCTCACCAGGAGGTCATGTTTGGCGGTTCAGGTCAAACGTTAACAATCCGTCATGACTCCATTAATAGACAGTCGTTTATGCCGGGAGTAAAGCTTGCAGTAGAAAATGTTCTGCGCGTTAATACGCTTGTATATGGCCTTGAAAACATTATGGAGTAG
- the bshB1 gene encoding bacillithiol biosynthesis deacetylase BshB1, whose product MKKKVILAVGAHPDDIEIGMGGTAASHTKKGEDVYICNLTKGELSSNGTIEERQHEAEKAASILGIKKRFQLDFSDRSLDRSDSEYSHLITLIRELKPDVVFAPYHEDRHPDHGACCQLVKEAVFDAGIRKFPGSELEPHKTPSLFYYFINGFSVPDFFIDISSTHNVKEEALSSYQSQFVKRAESVSTPLTDRYIESVKSRDSLFGKEAGVLFAEGFKTGSPLVFSAIPQRSSL is encoded by the coding sequence GTGAAAAAAAAGGTCATACTTGCGGTAGGAGCCCATCCAGATGATATTGAAATCGGTATGGGAGGAACGGCTGCATCTCATACTAAAAAGGGTGAAGATGTTTATATTTGTAACTTGACCAAAGGGGAATTGTCGTCTAACGGTACAATAGAAGAACGCCAGCATGAAGCAGAGAAGGCAGCTAGCATTCTTGGAATAAAAAAAAGGTTCCAGCTGGATTTTTCTGATCGTTCCCTGGATCGTTCGGATAGTGAATATTCTCATTTAATAACACTTATTCGAGAATTGAAACCAGACGTCGTTTTTGCGCCGTATCATGAAGACAGACATCCAGACCACGGAGCATGCTGTCAATTAGTAAAAGAAGCTGTGTTTGATGCTGGTATCCGCAAATTTCCAGGATCTGAACTAGAACCACATAAAACACCGTCCCTTTTTTACTACTTTATAAATGGTTTCTCTGTTCCTGATTTTTTTATTGATATTTCATCCACACACAACGTGAAAGAAGAAGCTTTGTCTTCCTATCAGAGTCAATTTGTTAAAAGAGCTGAAAGCGTGAGTACACCTCTTACCGACCGCTACATAGAAAGCGTGAAATCGAGGGATTCTCTATTTGGAAAAGAAGCAGGTGTATTATTTGCAGAAGGATTTAAAACTGGCTCGCCATTAGTTTTTTCTGCTATCCCGCAAAGGAGTTCATTATGA
- a CDS encoding nucleotide pyrophosphohydrolase, with translation MQTKTIKEMQKEVDNHISQYKEGYFSPLSMLARLSEETGELAREINHYYGEKPKKESETEKSLEQEMGDILFVLICFANSLHIDLEEAFDLVMDKFQTRDKNRWTKKTEGDVE, from the coding sequence ATGCAGACAAAAACAATAAAAGAGATGCAAAAAGAAGTGGATAACCACATTTCACAATACAAAGAAGGATATTTCAGCCCGCTTTCAATGCTTGCACGGCTGAGTGAAGAAACAGGTGAACTCGCTAGAGAAATTAATCACTATTATGGAGAAAAACCTAAAAAAGAAAGTGAAACAGAAAAATCCCTAGAACAAGAAATGGGAGATATTTTATTTGTATTAATTTGTTTTGCTAATTCGTTACATATTGACCTTGAGGAAGCATTTGATCTAGTTATGGATAAATTTCAAACAAGAGATAAAAACCGCTGGACAAAGAAAACGGAAGGAGACGTGGAGTAA
- a CDS encoding YitT family protein — translation MRLTKHVKNSFFILLGSAIMSFGLVYFNMQNNLGDGGFTGITLILYFIFQIDPAYSNLFLNIPLFFIGWKILGRTVFIYTIIGTVGISLFLWLFQKYPLLHLPLEQDMTLAALFAGVFIGTGLGIVFRYGGTTGGADILAKLGFRYLGWSMGKTLFVFDACVITASLVYLDYKEAMYTLVAVFVAAKVIDVIQQGAYSAKASFIISEKTDIISQMILQEMDRGATVLRGKGSFTGSEKEVLYCVVGRNEVVRLKHIVEKADPHAFVTVNDVQDVAGEGFTLDENKKPIHST, via the coding sequence GTGAGATTAACTAAACATGTGAAAAATTCTTTTTTTATCCTTCTCGGTTCAGCTATTATGTCTTTTGGTCTCGTTTATTTTAATATGCAAAATAATCTGGGAGACGGAGGATTTACTGGTATCACGCTTATTTTATATTTTATTTTTCAAATAGACCCTGCTTATTCCAATTTATTTTTAAATATACCTCTATTTTTCATTGGTTGGAAAATACTAGGAAGAACTGTATTTATATATACAATCATCGGTACCGTTGGAATTTCGCTTTTCTTGTGGCTCTTTCAAAAATATCCGCTGCTCCATCTTCCTCTTGAACAAGACATGACATTAGCAGCTCTTTTTGCAGGGGTATTCATTGGTACTGGTCTTGGAATTGTATTCCGTTATGGAGGTACGACAGGAGGAGCGGATATCCTCGCTAAATTAGGTTTTCGTTATTTAGGATGGAGTATGGGAAAAACCCTTTTTGTTTTTGATGCATGCGTTATTACGGCGTCTCTAGTATATTTGGATTACAAAGAAGCAATGTATACACTCGTTGCAGTATTTGTAGCTGCTAAAGTTATAGACGTTATACAACAAGGTGCCTACTCGGCGAAAGCCTCTTTTATTATATCTGAGAAAACCGACATAATTTCGCAAATGATTCTTCAAGAAATGGACCGCGGCGCGACCGTCTTAAGGGGAAAAGGATCTTTTACTGGGTCGGAAAAAGAAGTTTTATATTGTGTCGTTGGCAGAAATGAGGTAGTACGGTTAAAACATATAGTGGAAAAAGCAGATCCTCACGCTTTTGTAACGGTTAATGATGTACAGGATGTCGCAGGAGAAGGCTTCACATTGGACGAAAATAAAAAACCAATACATTCTACTTAA
- the bshA gene encoding N-acetyl-alpha-D-glucosaminyl L-malate synthase BshA, whose translation MKQKIGITCYPTVGGSGVVATELGKLLAEKGYEIHFISTSLPFRLNKTYPNIFYHEVEVNQYEVFQYPPYSLTLASKMAEVIEREELDILHVHYAVPHAVCALLAKDMVHRDVKVVTTLHGTDITVLGHDPSLRGIIRYAIDRSDKVTAVSKALASQTKEMLHISKPIETIYNFIDERVYRPHYLKSELKEAYEIKEDEKVIIHISNFRPVKRVIDVVEAFSVLQKNCNSKLLMIGDGPERNKSLKRAEELGIKDYVLFLGNQKNIVDYLNIADLMFLLSEKESFGLAALEAMACGVPVIGTNTGGIPEVIVDNQTGYICSVGDVKAAGESGARLLKNKQLYEAFSYASQQRVEKVFASSLIVEYYEAVYNEA comes from the coding sequence ATGAAACAGAAAATCGGAATAACGTGTTACCCGACTGTAGGCGGGTCGGGTGTGGTTGCTACGGAATTAGGCAAGCTGTTAGCCGAAAAAGGCTATGAGATTCATTTTATATCAACGAGTTTGCCGTTTCGGTTGAATAAAACATACCCTAATATTTTTTATCATGAAGTCGAAGTAAATCAATATGAAGTGTTCCAGTACCCGCCATACTCTTTAACACTTGCAAGTAAAATGGCAGAGGTGATAGAACGTGAAGAGTTGGATATTTTACATGTACATTATGCTGTCCCTCATGCAGTATGTGCCCTTCTGGCAAAAGACATGGTCCATAGAGATGTGAAAGTAGTAACCACTTTGCACGGTACAGATATCACTGTACTTGGTCATGATCCCTCTTTAAGAGGTATTATTCGTTATGCTATTGATCGTTCCGACAAAGTCACAGCCGTTTCAAAAGCGCTTGCTTCTCAAACAAAAGAAATGTTGCATATATCCAAGCCGATTGAAACGATATATAATTTTATTGATGAACGGGTTTACAGGCCTCATTATTTAAAAAGTGAATTAAAAGAAGCGTATGAGATTAAAGAAGATGAAAAAGTAATTATTCATATATCTAATTTTCGGCCTGTAAAGAGGGTCATTGATGTAGTAGAAGCTTTTTCCGTTTTGCAAAAAAATTGTAATTCTAAGTTACTGATGATTGGAGATGGCCCAGAGAGAAACAAATCACTTAAACGCGCTGAGGAGCTTGGGATAAAGGATTATGTTTTATTCTTGGGAAACCAAAAAAATATAGTAGATTACTTAAATATAGCTGACTTGATGTTTTTGCTTTCAGAAAAAGAAAGCTTTGGATTAGCGGCACTTGAAGCAATGGCTTGCGGGGTTCCTGTCATTGGAACAAATACTGGAGGTATACCAGAAGTTATAGTAGACAATCAAACAGGTTATATTTGTTCTGTTGGGGATGTAAAAGCAGCTGGCGAATCAGGGGCTCGTCTCTTAAAAAATAAACAGCTATATGAAGCATTTTCTTACGCCAGTCAGCAGCGAGTAGAAAAAGTATTTGCTTCTTCTCTTATCGTAGAATATTACGAAGCTGTATATAATGAGGCATGA
- the panB gene encoding 3-methyl-2-oxobutanoate hydroxymethyltransferase, producing MKSTSTFLKMKKEREPIAMMTAYDAPSAKAAAKAGMDIILVGDSVGMVVHGYDSTIPVTLDDMVLHSKAVRRGAPDTFVVTDLPFLTFNGDFGTTLSAVKKLMQQTGTNGVKLEGGGRTLSVIKRLTEAGVPVMGHLGLTPQSVGVLGGYKVQGKTEESANRLVEEAKIIEENGAFALVLECVPRQLAAHISSLLNIPVIGIGAGAETDGQVLVFHDAIGFSDGFSPKFVKQYANIQNDIEVALTDYVNEVKQLTFPGTEHTFTMDENTLEKLYGGIRS from the coding sequence ATGAAGAGCACAAGCACGTTTTTGAAAATGAAGAAAGAACGTGAACCCATTGCTATGATGACTGCTTATGATGCTCCATCAGCAAAAGCAGCAGCAAAGGCAGGAATGGACATTATTCTCGTAGGTGATTCTGTTGGAATGGTTGTTCATGGTTATGATTCTACAATTCCAGTTACTCTAGACGATATGGTACTGCATTCAAAAGCAGTACGGCGCGGGGCGCCAGATACATTTGTTGTTACTGACCTGCCTTTTTTAACGTTTAACGGGGATTTTGGTACTACCCTTTCTGCAGTGAAAAAATTAATGCAGCAAACAGGTACTAATGGTGTGAAACTTGAAGGAGGCGGCAGAACACTTTCTGTTATTAAACGGTTAACAGAAGCCGGTGTTCCCGTTATGGGTCATTTAGGATTAACCCCACAATCGGTTGGAGTTCTCGGCGGATATAAAGTTCAAGGGAAAACCGAAGAATCAGCTAATCGATTGGTAGAAGAAGCAAAAATTATAGAAGAAAACGGTGCATTTGCTCTAGTGCTAGAATGCGTACCTAGACAGTTAGCAGCGCACATATCTTCGTTATTAAATATACCTGTTATCGGTATCGGAGCCGGTGCTGAAACAGACGGACAAGTTCTTGTATTTCACGATGCAATTGGGTTTTCGGATGGTTTTTCTCCTAAGTTTGTAAAACAATATGCGAATATCCAAAATGATATTGAAGTGGCTTTAACTGATTATGTCAATGAAGTAAAACAGTTAACATTTCCTGGAACAGAGCATACTTTCACAATGGATGAAAACACACTAGAAAAGCTGTACGGCGGGATAAGGTCATGA
- a CDS encoding zinc metallopeptidase, producing MGIWILYIAALLIIPIWAQMKVKKAYRKYSKVSNSSGMSGAEVAKKILNENGIFDVTVEPVKGQLSDHYDPKAKVVRLSEDNYYGTSVAGQAVAAHEVGHAIQDAEDYAFLRFRHTLVPAANLGSNLSFFLILAGMLLQASGLLLVGIVFMSAAVLFQLVTLPVEFNASSRAMHQIVSTGIIRNDEEKETRKVLDAAALTYVAAALVAVLELVRFVYMYFLMSEE from the coding sequence ATGGGTATATGGATTTTGTATATAGCAGCACTATTAATTATTCCAATATGGGCACAAATGAAAGTTAAAAAAGCTTATCGTAAATATTCAAAGGTTTCAAACTCCTCTGGGATGAGTGGAGCTGAAGTTGCGAAAAAAATATTGAATGAAAACGGTATTTTTGATGTGACTGTGGAGCCAGTAAAAGGACAACTTTCTGATCATTACGATCCAAAAGCGAAAGTTGTACGTTTATCAGAAGATAATTATTATGGCACAAGTGTTGCTGGGCAGGCTGTGGCAGCTCACGAAGTAGGCCATGCTATTCAAGACGCGGAAGATTATGCATTCCTGCGTTTTCGTCACACGCTTGTTCCTGCAGCTAATCTCGGTTCAAACTTATCGTTTTTCCTAATTCTAGCCGGCATGTTATTGCAAGCGAGCGGACTATTACTCGTCGGTATTGTATTTATGTCTGCAGCAGTACTATTTCAATTGGTAACACTGCCTGTTGAATTTAATGCGAGTAGTCGTGCTATGCACCAGATCGTATCTACCGGTATCATTAGAAACGATGAAGAAAAAGAAACGCGAAAAGTTCTTGATGCTGCAGCATTGACTTATGTAGCGGCTGCCCTTGTTGCGGTACTTGAGCTGGTTCGGTTCGTTTATATGTATTTCTTAATGAGTGAGGAATAA
- a CDS encoding DUF1405 domain-containing protein yields MQLFIKFLGMPSILALLLIVNILGTIYGYWWYKVQLEQTPSIFLIFVPDSPTASLFFCIVLVLFLCKKSNGLIEALALVTLVKYGLWAVVMNIAGGAFGDELQWQNYMLIASHLGMAIQAVLFSPYYRIKVWHLIVTAVWTLHNDIIDYVYGMYPWVSPAISDYITHIGYFTFWLSIFSITVTYFLGVKKNRHTLDLPSL; encoded by the coding sequence TTGCAACTTTTCATAAAGTTTTTAGGAATGCCTTCTATACTGGCCCTTCTTTTGATTGTAAATATATTAGGTACAATCTATGGCTATTGGTGGTACAAAGTACAACTTGAGCAAACACCGTCTATCTTCCTCATTTTTGTCCCAGACAGTCCTACTGCCAGCTTGTTTTTTTGTATCGTACTTGTTTTATTTTTATGTAAAAAAAGCAATGGTTTAATAGAGGCTTTGGCATTGGTAACCCTGGTAAAATATGGATTATGGGCTGTTGTAATGAATATAGCAGGCGGGGCTTTTGGTGATGAACTCCAATGGCAAAATTATATGTTAATAGCTTCTCATTTGGGGATGGCCATCCAAGCAGTATTGTTTTCACCATATTACCGAATAAAAGTATGGCATTTAATCGTTACAGCAGTTTGGACCCTGCATAATGACATTATCGATTATGTTTATGGAATGTACCCATGGGTTTCCCCGGCGATTAGTGATTACATAACACATATTGGCTATTTTACATTTTGGTTAAGTATTTTTTCTATTACGGTAACTTACTTTTTAGGTGTGAAAAAAAACAGACACACTTTGGATCTGCCTTCATTGTGA
- a CDS encoding sporulation protein YpjB: MRSDSVYALDNTLLKYGLAVILGILLFFSTIGQTMGEEHTDMDLKVIDEKASLMYDLVKDGKYEEAKQLHEWMTVHFPSVSFDDYAMNTNQMSELFRAFDRAGESVTKADLSEQQRIQYIFAFRLAVDAVISKENPLWEKSAERLLVNLDEIEKRVKNDDPEAARQSFQDWLLQFEIIRPAIYAGVEEKRYLPFISYVRYLDHHSDWMESTDAEEVIKLKSSLHDLLSEQDEQSSADPSLWLVMMSIGSAIFVSLTYVGWRKYKGEKQRQHLRD, translated from the coding sequence ATGAGAAGTGATAGCGTGTATGCTTTGGATAATACGCTGCTCAAATATGGATTAGCTGTTATTTTAGGTATATTATTATTTTTTTCTACAATAGGACAAACTATGGGCGAAGAACACACTGATATGGATTTGAAAGTGATAGACGAGAAAGCATCTCTAATGTATGATCTCGTTAAAGACGGCAAGTATGAAGAAGCTAAACAGTTACATGAATGGATGACAGTACATTTTCCTTCCGTTTCATTTGACGATTACGCCATGAATACCAATCAAATGTCAGAATTGTTTCGTGCGTTTGATCGAGCGGGTGAGTCTGTAACGAAAGCAGACTTAAGTGAACAGCAGCGAATACAATATATTTTTGCTTTTCGGCTGGCTGTTGATGCTGTCATTAGTAAAGAAAATCCGTTGTGGGAAAAATCTGCTGAAAGACTCTTAGTAAATCTAGATGAGATAGAAAAACGAGTAAAAAATGATGATCCTGAAGCTGCTCGTCAATCATTTCAAGATTGGCTATTACAATTTGAAATAATAAGACCTGCTATATATGCAGGGGTAGAAGAAAAACGTTATTTGCCGTTTATTTCATATGTACGTTACTTGGATCATCATTCAGATTGGATGGAGTCAACTGATGCTGAAGAAGTAATAAAATTAAAATCCTCTTTACACGACCTGCTTTCTGAACAGGATGAACAGTCTTCAGCTGATCCTTCGCTGTGGTTAGTAATGATGTCTATAGGAAGCGCTATATTTGTATCTTTGACATATGTAGGCTGGAGAAAATATAAGGGAGAAAAGCAAAGACAACATTTAAGGGATTAA
- the mgsA gene encoding methylglyoxal synthase, with protein sequence MDIALIAHDKKKEDIIRFVQAYKPVIEKHSLHATGTTGARLEEETGITVTKHLSGPLGGDQQIGSLVADGVIDLILFFRDPLTAQPHEPDISALIRLCDVHSVPVATNMATAEVLVKGLNSGFFEFRKAIQKERKSK encoded by the coding sequence TTGGATATTGCATTGATCGCCCACGACAAGAAAAAAGAAGATATTATTCGATTTGTACAAGCTTATAAACCAGTTATCGAAAAACACAGTCTTCATGCTACTGGCACAACAGGGGCTAGACTTGAAGAGGAAACAGGAATCACTGTTACGAAACATTTATCAGGTCCGCTTGGAGGAGATCAACAAATTGGTTCGTTAGTAGCTGATGGAGTGATAGACCTTATATTGTTTTTTAGAGATCCTTTAACGGCTCAACCGCATGAACCTGATATTTCAGCTTTAATTAGACTTTGTGATGTACACAGTGTTCCTGTAGCAACAAATATGGCTACTGCAGAAGTATTAGTAAAAGGTTTAAATAGCGGTTTTTTCGAGTTCCGGAAAGCTATACAAAAGGAGCGTAAATCCAAGTGA